Sequence from the Gemmatimonadaceae bacterium genome:
ATCGCCAGCGCATCGATCGCGATCTCACCAATCGGGATCTCAAGCTCCTGCCGCCCGCCGGTCTCACGGGACCGGCACTCACCCAGTGGCAGGGGACCGCGCCGGACTCGGTCGTGACGACCATCGACGGGACGACTACGGTGCTGCGCGGGGAAGCACTCGTCCGCTGGAAGTACCAGCGCTACATGCAGGACTATCTGGCGACCGTGCAGTCCGTCGACGACAACGTGGGGCGCCTGCTCGCCTATCTCGACTCCACCGGCCTCGCTCGCAACACGCTCGTGATCTACTCGAGTGATCAGGGATTCTTCCTGGGCGATCACGGGCTCTTCGACAAGCGCTTCATGTACGAGGAGTCCATTCGCATGCCCTTTCTTGCCCGATGGCCGGCCCAGATCAAGCCGGGGACCACCAGCAAGGCCATGGGGCTCAATCTGGACTTCGCCGAAACCTTTCTGGACGCGGCGGGCCTGGCGGTCCCCAGCGATATGCAGGGGAGGAGCTTGCTGCCTGTGCTGCGAGGCCGAACACCCGCCGACTGGCGCACGTCGATGTACTACCGCTACTACCACGATCCGGGCGATCACAACACGCGCCGGCACTACGGCGTCCGTACGACCACGCACAAGCTGATCTACTTCTGGCAGAAGGATAAGTGGGAGCTGTTCGATCTCGTCAACGATCCGTACGAGCTCCACAACCTCTACGGCCAGCCGGGAATGGCACGCCTGACCGCGGAGCTCAAGGCCGAGTTGCTGCGGCTCAAGGCCTGGTACCAGGACACCGACCAGCTGGCCAACGAACAGCTCCCCAACGGTGTGGACGGGACGGTGGCCAAACTGCGCGGCAAGTGATGCCGGTGTGGCGTGCCACGGCGCCCGGCTACCGCTGCCCGCCCACCATCACCGGCAACCAGTAGCTGAGTTTCACCGAGACGAGATTGTCACCGGCCGCGCGCGTCGTCAGGAACAGCTCGCGTGGCGACAGTGCCTGCCGGTACGCCTCGC
This genomic interval carries:
- a CDS encoding sulfatase, which encodes MRSPRPALPALLGALLLTAPLGAQRPNILYIMTDDHAAHAISAYGSKVNRTPHLDRLAREGARLDAVFATNSICTPSRAVILTGKYSHLNGVTVFNRFNSEQPTVATLLQASGYYTGMVGKWHLGSDPQGFDRWEILPGQGAYWNPVMYTATGDTTYRGRYATDVITDRALDMLRTRPKNKPFFLMVHHKAPHRPWEPDSVHQHEFAGMRFAEPVTFWDRYETRTDALHENRQRIDRDLTNRDLKLLPPAGLTGPALTQWQGTAPDSVVTTIDGTTTVLRGEALVRWKYQRYMQDYLATVQSVDDNVGRLLAYLDSTGLARNTLVIYSSDQGFFLGDHGLFDKRFMYEESIRMPFLARWPAQIKPGTTSKAMGLNLDFAETFLDAAGLAVPSDMQGRSLLPVLRGRTPADWRTSMYYRYYHDPGDHNTRRHYGVRTTTHKLIYFWQKDKWELFDLVNDPYELHNLYGQPGMARLTAELKAELLRLKAWYQDTDQLANEQLPNGVDGTVAKLRGK